A genomic stretch from Xiphophorus maculatus strain JP 163 A chromosome 16, X_maculatus-5.0-male, whole genome shotgun sequence includes:
- the LOC102223641 gene encoding ectonucleotide pyrophosphatase/phosphodiesterase family member 7-like, with protein sequence MLRAASLCVLLACLVFGVPVAKEKQKVLLISFDGFRWDYDRDVDTPNLDQMAKDGVKAQYVTPPYLTVTSPTHFTLLTGRYIENHGVIHNMWFNTTTSEKKGYYQTQFVNEWWDNGTLPIWITAQRQGLKAGSLHFPGTASSYQGEVAMVSEVEPNFYDYSNEASWYENTDKVMSWFRDQDLDFVSLYFGEPDMTGHKYGPDSPERREMVKQVDRAVGYIRNSAEKHGLTKQLNIIITADHGMTTVFRGPDVEEIVLSKIPGFSLSDVSFQLLDYGPSGMLLPKPGKLETIYNALKGAHPNLHVYKKEEMPEHLHFSNNDRILPIVLWTDPGFVLNGYFPVQFNKGEHGFDNQEMDMKPFFRAVGPAFHQNLEVGPFETVNIYPLMCHILNIQPEVNDGHLSVTQHMLATAQPEGETRNFWKNGFIGLAAVAGFLLLVFTVSTTQKIIKRKRKNKRLDSSPGEEKSKQTSL encoded by the exons ATGCTGCGGGCTGCGAGTCTCTGCGTCCTCCTGGCCTGTTTGGTCTTCGGAGTCCCGGTGGCCAAAGAGAAGCAGAAGGTCCTGCTCATCTCCTTCGACGGTTTCCGATGGGACTACGACCGCGATGTGGACACGCCAAACCTGGACCAGATGGCCAAAGATGGAGTCAAGGCCCAGTATGTCACTCCTCCGTATCTCACCGTCACCAGTCCGACGCACTTCACCCTCCTGACAG GCCGCTACATTGAGAACCACGGTGTGATCCACAACATGTGGTTCAACACCACCACGAGTGAGAAGAAGGGCTACTATCAGACTCAGTTTGTGAACGAGTGGTGGGACAACGGCACGCTGCCGATCTGGATCACAGCGCAGCGACAG GGCCTGAAAGCGGGCTCTCTTCACTTTCCTGGCACAGCATCCAGTTACCAGGGAGAGGTTGCTATGGTGAGCGAAGTGGAGCCCAATTTCTATGACTACAGTAACGAGGCCTCGTGGTACGAGAACACGGACAAGGTGATGAGCTGGTTCAGAGATCAGGATCTGGACTTTGTGTCTTTGTACTTCGGTGAACCAGACATGACGGGCCACAAATACGGGCCCGACTCACCAGAACGCAGAGAGATGGTGAAGCAAGTGGACAGAGCTGTGGGCTACATCCGAAACTCGGCAGAAAAACACGGGTTGACCAAACAGCTGAACATCATCATTACCGCTGACCACGGCATGACCACCGTCTTTCGTGGTCCAGATGTGGAAGAAATCGTCCTGTCCAAGATCCCGGGCTTTTCCTTAAGCGACGTGTCCTTCCAGCTGCTGGACTACGGCCCTTCTGGGATGCTGCTGCCCAAGCCTGGAAAGCTGGAGACCATTTACAACGCCCTGAAGGGGGCGCACCCAAACCTGCACGTGTACAAGAAGGAGGAGATGCCGGAGCACCTTCACTTCTCAAACAACGACCGCATCCTGCCCATCGTTTTATGGACCGACCCTGGATTCGTCCTCAATGGG TATTTCCCCGTTCAGTTCAACAAAGGAGAGCACGGCTTTGACAACCAGGAGATGGACATGAAGCCCTTTTTCAGGGCCGTGGGTCCGGCCTTCCACCAGAACCTGGAGGTGGGGCCCTTCGAGACGGTCAACATCTATCCGCTGATGTGCCACATTCTGAACATCCAGCCCGAGGTCAACGACGGCCACCTGAGTGTCACTCAGCACATGCTGGCGACGGCTCAACCTGAAG gTGAAACTCGGAACTTCTGGAAAAACGGCTTCATTGGACTGGCTGCAGTGGCTGGATTTCTTCTCCTAGTTTTCACTGTATCAACGACACAGAAAATCATCAAGAGAAAACGAAAGAATAAAAG GTTGGACAGTTCGCCAGGAGAAGAGAAGTCAAAACAAACTTCACTGTGA
- the LOC102223386 gene encoding chromobox protein homolog 2-like produces MEELSAVGEQVFDAECILNKRLRKGKLEFLVKWRGWSSKHNSWEPQENILDPRLLAAFNKKEQEKELLMLKRRKRPRGRPRKIIENIPEPQKSSTSSSASSSSSSDSSSSCSSSSSSSEDEDEGDDGHAKQASPTVRPRELHPVPQKKAQIVMAKQEPLRKRNRKPLPPEAKEFQQNKGPRKVLKTARETDLPGAIKKPVHPASFTFMGFHRSSAKDAAPGPYRSPLTQGGTVKPATSSPGSGRSSVQTVSLALNKSNQIRNATEGKLSISGGNSGGSLDLKAAACKSKGVAALNVNTTKHPVQGTTQHTLSSPSGPKKPHSTGSAMQRVAGTKAGVSQSKSSSSNQGNQPLNLQNKQSQSGDAPGSGTTAALGLRNPVIPARKPTVAQNLETNANKSPVSSGRPPARKPQAGGDKLREMKEFQKVQGRLDKSCSEIQNPPARTATKGSKKAKMTDMSTGEEESSSDSDHDSSYAGQGHPVAGQNQDWKPTRSLIEHVFVTDVTANLVTVTVKESPTSVGFFSIRNY; encoded by the exons ATGGAGGAGCTGAGCGCCGTGGGAGAGCAGGTTTTTGATGCCGAGTGCATTTTGAACAAACGACTCAGAAAG GGAAAGTTGGAGTTTCTGGTGAAGTGGAGGGGATGGTCATCCAA acacaacAGCTGGGAGCCGCAGGAAAACATTCTGGACCCGAGACTGTTGGCGGCATTCAATAAGAA AGAACAAGAAAAAGAGCTTCTGATGCTTAAAAGACGCAAACGACCCAGAGGACGACCCAGAAAGATCATA GAGAATATACCGGAACCCCAAAAATCAAGCACCTCTTCATCTGCTTCATCCTCCTCGTCCTCCGACTCCTcatcctcctgctcctcttcgtCTTCATCCTcagaagatgaagatgagggCGATGACGGCCACGCCAAACAGGCGAGCCCGACCGTCAGGCCACGGGAGCTACATCCCGTCCCTCAGAAGAAGGCGCAGATCGTCATGGCGAAGCAGGAGCCCCTGAGGAAGCGAAACAGGAAGCCCCTGCCTCCGGAGGCGAAGGAgttccagcagaacaagggtCCGCGCAAAGTCCTGAAGACCGCCAGAGAAACGGATCTTCCAGGGGCGATCAAGAAGCCGGTTCATCCGGCGAGCTTCACCTTCATGGGTTTCCACCGCAGCTCAGCCAAAGATGCTGCGCCTGGTCCGTACAGGAGCCCGCTGACCCAGGGTGGGACGGTTAAACCCGCTACCAGCTCACCTGGATCTGGGAGATCTTCAGTCCAAACCGTGTCTCTGGCCTTGAACAAATCCAACCAGATCAGAAATGCAACCGAGGGGAAGCTGTCCATCTCCGGCGGGAACAGTGGAGGAAGTCTGGATTTGAAAGCAGCTGCTTGTAAATCCAAAGGAGTAGCTGCTCTGAATGTGAATACCACCAAACATCCAGTTCAAGGAACCACTCAGCACACTCTGAGCTCACCCAGCGGACCAAAGAAGCCCCACTCCACCGGGTCCGCAATGCAGCGGGTAGCCGGTACTAAAGCAGGGGTTTCCCAGTCTAAGAGCTCCTCCTCCAATCAAGGCAATCAGCCCCTCAACCTTCAGAACAAGCAGTCTCAAAGCGGTGACGCTCCTGGAAGCGGCACCACCGCAGCGTTGGGCCTGAGAAATCCAGTCATCCCTGCGAGAAAACCCACAGTCGCCCAAAATCTGGAGACAAACGCCAATAAAAGTCCGGTTTCCTCTGGAAGACCGCCTGCCAGGAAACCGCAGGCCGGTGGAGACAAGCTCAGAGAAATGAAGGAATTCCAGAAGGTCCAAGGCCGGTTGGACAAGTCCTGCTCCGAGATCCAGAACCCGCCAGCAAGAACGGCCACTAAAGGCAGCAAGAAAGCCAAAATGACCGACATGAGCACCGGCGAAGAGGAGAGCAGCTCGGACTCGGACCACGACTCTTCGTACGCTGGACAGGGTCACCCAGTGGCGGGCCAGAACCAGGACTGGAAGCCCACACGCAGCCTGATCGAACACGTGTTTGTGACTGATGTCACGGCGAACCTGGTCACCGTCACGGTGAAAGAGTCGCCAACCAGCGTGGGCTTCTTCAGCATCCGCAACTACTGA